The following proteins are encoded in a genomic region of Lachnospiraceae bacterium KM106-2:
- a CDS encoding putative membrane protein, with translation MKKALLFGVLSSLFFAATFVLNTSMNLSGGNFLWSATLRYFFMFLILSCLLIKGGRIQKVVLHIKKNPIQWLLYSTIGFGFFYAPLTFASNYGQSWLVAGCWQITIVAGILLTPLFGKKIPLKSLLLSLLILIGVFVIQLEQASELSIKQALLSILPILVAAFSYPFGNRKMMEVCKEELSTMERVYGMTLCSMPFWLLLSIFAYQISGLPSSSQVMQSFIVAVFSGVIATILFFKATELVRTKPHQLAIVEATQAGEVIFSIIGEVLLLGGAIPTPIGMIGLSLIVLGMILGSIFS, from the coding sequence ATGAAAAAAGCACTTTTATTTGGAGTCTTAAGTTCCCTATTCTTTGCGGCAACTTTCGTACTCAATACGAGCATGAATTTATCCGGTGGCAACTTCTTATGGTCCGCCACTCTAAGATATTTCTTCATGTTTCTGATCCTCTCCTGCCTTTTAATAAAGGGTGGAAGAATTCAAAAAGTGGTGCTTCACATAAAGAAAAATCCGATCCAATGGTTACTTTATAGTACCATTGGATTCGGATTTTTTTATGCACCACTTACTTTTGCATCCAATTACGGACAGTCCTGGTTAGTTGCCGGATGCTGGCAGATCACCATAGTAGCAGGAATTTTACTCACTCCTCTCTTTGGTAAAAAGATCCCCCTAAAGAGTTTATTATTATCCTTGCTGATCCTAATCGGTGTCTTCGTGATCCAATTAGAGCAAGCAAGCGAATTAAGTATCAAGCAAGCTCTTCTATCTATTTTACCGATCCTTGTGGCCGCCTTTTCCTATCCATTTGGGAATCGTAAAATGATGGAAGTCTGCAAGGAAGAGCTAAGTACAATGGAACGTGTCTATGGTATGACCTTATGTAGTATGCCGTTCTGGCTTCTATTATCAATATTTGCTTATCAGATCAGTGGTCTCCCATCCAGTTCCCAAGTTATGCAATCCTTTATAGTTGCCGTTTTCTCTGGTGTAATTGCTACAATCCTGTTCTTTAAGGCAACTGAGCTGGTACGTACCAAACCACACCAGCTAGCGATCGTCGAGGCGACACAGGCAGGTGAAGTGATCTTTAGTATCATCGGAGAAGTTCTTTTGCTAGGAGGCGCCATACCGACTCCAATCGGCATGATCGGCTTATCGCTGATCGTTCTTGGGATGATATTAGGTAGTATCTTCTCATAA
- a CDS encoding permease of the drug/metabolite transporter superfamily, whose protein sequence is MKKNQIVFGHSIAVITIIIWGITYISTKVLLADFRPIEILLIRTVIGYLILQVMYLPRLPFADKKQEFYYALAGLCGVNLYYLCENIALTYTYASNVGIIVSVSPFFAAIFANVAFHEKHLTKNFLIGFVAAIIGIALISFNGSATLHLNPKGDFLAFLAAILFAIYSTVVRKIGEFGHNTIQTTRRIFGYGLIFMLPIALGMGFQWKMDAMMKLNNLWNLLFLGILASAICFASWNKAVEVLGSVKTSIYIYLVPVITIVTSVLILHEQITTMAVIGTLLTLTGLFISNKR, encoded by the coding sequence ATGAAGAAGAATCAAATCGTATTTGGTCACAGCATTGCGGTGATTACGATTATCATTTGGGGAATTACCTACATATCTACAAAAGTACTATTAGCGGATTTTCGTCCTATTGAGATTTTGCTTATACGGACTGTGATCGGTTATCTTATTTTACAAGTGATGTATTTGCCACGATTACCGTTTGCAGATAAAAAGCAGGAATTCTACTATGCCCTTGCCGGCTTATGTGGCGTTAATTTATATTACCTTTGTGAAAATATCGCATTGACGTATACTTATGCATCCAATGTAGGAATCATTGTATCAGTTTCTCCATTCTTTGCAGCAATCTTTGCAAATGTGGCTTTCCATGAGAAACATTTGACCAAGAACTTCTTAATTGGATTTGTAGCGGCCATTATTGGAATTGCCCTGATCAGTTTTAACGGGAGCGCAACACTTCATCTGAATCCAAAAGGTGATTTCCTTGCATTCTTAGCGGCTATTTTATTTGCAATCTATTCGACAGTTGTTCGTAAGATCGGAGAATTTGGACATAACACGATCCAGACAACAAGAAGGATCTTTGGATATGGACTGATCTTTATGCTACCAATTGCCTTAGGAATGGGATTCCAATGGAAAATGGATGCGATGATGAAACTAAATAATTTATGGAATCTTCTGTTCTTAGGAATCCTGGCATCCGCGATCTGTTTTGCCAGCTGGAATAAAGCGGTGGAAGTATTAGGTTCCGTAAAGACCAGCATTTATATTTATTTGGTGCCTGTTATTACGATCGTAACATCGGTTCTGATCTTACACGAACAGATCACTACCATGGCGGTAATCGGTACGTTACTTACGCTTACCGGGCTCTTTATTTCGAACAAGCGGTAA
- a CDS encoding mobile element protein, producing the protein MIKINYISTLFVGIDVSSKSNVVYAMDFDENKYIASSFSNNQPGADMLAELISECMRKHPDLNTIIVALESTSVYSIHIANFLSSCELLMPYKPYVYCLNPKMTANYRKTFVGMDKTDAKDAYLIADFARVGRTKKCEPWHGSQYLALKRLTRHRLHLAECITREKTYMVSNLYLKFSELQLLDGDEQPFSNLYGSTSSAVLTEFLSLQEIIDTPEEELLEFLAKKSRNRIADISKTSDLLKKAARDSYRLDKCMYEPLNVSLASSFNCIQTYQNEMKLIDQAIEKCIKGMNPNAFTILKSIPGIGPVWAAGILSEIGDITAFHSSDALAKYAGLTWLKNDSGDFISEDNHISKAGNTYLRYYLGEASNSVRRHMPEYAAFYAKKYAEVTKHQHKRALALTSRKFVRLVFGLLVKNQLYTGEKLDAELNKESE; encoded by the coding sequence ATGATTAAGATCAATTACATATCCACTTTATTTGTCGGTATTGATGTAAGTTCCAAATCCAATGTTGTTTATGCAATGGATTTTGACGAAAATAAATATATTGCTTCTTCCTTCAGCAATAATCAGCCGGGAGCTGACATGCTTGCTGAATTAATCTCAGAATGTATGCGAAAACATCCTGACCTCAATACCATTATTGTTGCATTAGAGTCCACATCTGTTTATAGCATTCATATAGCTAACTTTTTATCTTCCTGTGAACTTCTGATGCCTTACAAACCTTATGTGTACTGCCTCAATCCAAAGATGACTGCCAACTACAGAAAAACCTTTGTTGGCATGGACAAAACTGATGCAAAGGATGCTTATCTCATTGCTGATTTTGCCAGAGTTGGACGTACAAAGAAATGTGAACCATGGCATGGCAGCCAGTATCTCGCATTAAAGCGTTTAACAAGGCACCGGCTCCATCTTGCAGAATGCATCACCCGTGAAAAGACATATATGGTGTCTAACCTTTACCTGAAATTTAGTGAACTTCAGCTTTTAGATGGTGACGAACAACCATTCAGCAATCTATATGGTTCCACTTCGTCCGCAGTACTTACTGAGTTTCTGTCTCTTCAGGAAATCATTGACACACCAGAAGAGGAGCTGCTTGAATTTCTAGCTAAAAAAAGTAGAAATCGTATCGCAGATATATCTAAGACCTCTGATTTGCTTAAAAAGGCTGCCAGAGATTCTTATCGATTAGATAAATGCATGTATGAGCCATTAAATGTTTCTTTAGCAAGCTCATTCAACTGTATCCAGACCTACCAGAATGAAATGAAGCTGATTGATCAGGCAATTGAGAAATGTATTAAAGGAATGAATCCAAATGCCTTTACCATTCTCAAGTCCATTCCAGGTATTGGCCCTGTGTGGGCTGCTGGTATACTGTCCGAAATTGGCGATATAACAGCTTTTCATTCTTCTGATGCATTAGCTAAATATGCTGGATTGACCTGGCTAAAAAACGATTCTGGTGACTTCATTTCAGAAGATAACCATATATCAAAAGCAGGTAATACATATCTCCGTTATTATCTCGGAGAAGCTTCAAACAGCGTCAGAAGGCACATGCCTGAATATGCTGCATTCTATGCAAAGAAATATGCTGAGGTAACAAAGCATCAGCACAAAAGAGCACTCGCGCTTACATCTCGTAAATTCGTACGACTCGTTTTTGGTTTGCTGGTCAAAAACCAACTGTACACCGGCGAAAAATTGGATGCCGAACTCAATAAAGAATCTGAATAA
- a CDS encoding L-arabinose transport system permease protein, producing MEKGKVIVKKYTMVFVLILVTLLFTWQTDGKILLPSNVNNLIAQNAYVFVLATGMLLCILTGGNIDLSVGSIVCFVGAIGGSLMINHGMNAYLAILIMLIVGLAIGAWQGFWIAYMRIPPFIVTLAGMLIFRGLSNVILNGLTLAPMPTKYLNLFNTYVPDILGGPDDFNITCMVAGVLACVIFVVMQARSRKYKINKGYEVENLTNVSIRTCVICAAVLAFMFKLAQHKGIPSVLIWVLVIVLIYAYITSKTTTGRYFYAVGGNEKATELSGINTNKVYFIAYLNMAFLAAIAGMITIARLNSANPTAGTNYEMDAIGSCFIGGASAYGGTGTVAGVIVGATLMGVINLGMNIMGVDANYQKVVKGLVLLAAVIFDVVSKKGNKAA from the coding sequence ATGGAAAAAGGAAAAGTTATCGTAAAAAAATATACAATGGTCTTTGTACTGATCTTAGTAACTCTGTTATTTACCTGGCAGACCGATGGTAAGATCTTATTACCTTCCAACGTAAATAACTTGATCGCACAAAACGCATATGTATTCGTCTTAGCAACTGGTATGTTACTTTGTATCTTAACCGGTGGTAATATCGATTTATCGGTTGGTTCAATCGTATGTTTTGTCGGTGCCATCGGTGGTTCGTTGATGATCAATCATGGCATGAACGCTTATTTAGCAATTCTGATCATGCTCATTGTTGGTTTGGCAATTGGTGCTTGGCAGGGCTTCTGGATCGCCTATATGAGAATCCCGCCATTTATCGTTACCTTAGCCGGTATGTTGATCTTCCGTGGTTTATCGAATGTTATCTTAAATGGTTTAACATTAGCACCTATGCCTACGAAATATCTTAACCTCTTTAATACTTATGTACCAGATATTTTAGGTGGTCCTGATGATTTTAATATTACCTGTATGGTAGCCGGTGTTTTAGCATGTGTTATCTTTGTTGTAATGCAGGCAAGAAGCCGTAAATATAAGATTAATAAAGGTTATGAAGTTGAGAATCTAACCAATGTATCCATTCGTACTTGTGTTATCTGTGCAGCAGTTCTTGCATTTATGTTCAAACTTGCACAGCATAAAGGTATTCCAAGTGTTTTGATCTGGGTATTAGTTATTGTATTAATCTATGCCTATATTACTTCTAAGACAACGACTGGTCGTTATTTCTATGCAGTCGGCGGTAATGAAAAAGCAACCGAGTTATCTGGTATTAATACCAATAAAGTTTATTTCATCGCTTATTTAAACATGGCATTCTTAGCAGCAATCGCTGGTATGATCACCATTGCGAGATTGAATTCGGCTAACCCAACAGCTGGTACTAACTACGAAATGGATGCGATCGGATCATGCTTCATCGGTGGTGCATCCGCTTATGGTGGAACCGGAACGGTAGCAGGAGTTATCGTTGGTGCAACTTTAATGGGTGTTATCAACCTTGGTATGAATATTATGGGCGTCGATGCCAACTATCAGAAGGTTGTTAAAGGACTTGTATTATTAGCAGCTGTTATCTTTGATGTTGTATCCAAAAAAGGAAATAAAGCAGCTTAA
- a CDS encoding L-arabinose transport ATP-binding protein AraG, translating into MAKILLEMKNITKRFPGVKALDNVNLKVEEGEIHALVGENGAGKSTLMNVLSGIYPFGTYEGEILYNGEQCKFTKIKDSEEKGIVIIHQELALIPYLTIGENMFLGNERGSKLKINWSETYGEADKYLKTVGLKESSRTLIKDIGVGKQQLVEIAKALAKHAKLLILDEPTASLNESDSKALLDLILAFKKEGMTSIIISHKLNEISYVADKITIIRDGATIETLDKKKDAITEDRIIKGMVGRDLTDRFPEREKKKIGSVSLEVNDWTVYHPLYTERKVVDHVSLKVHKGEVVGISGLMGAGRTELAMSIFGKSYGTNISGNINIDGKKVELHSVKDAINHKIAYVTEDRKGNGLILSNPIKTNISLANLDAISDHSVIDKDQEYQVAIEYKDKLNIKCPTVEQNVGNLSGGNQQKALLAKWMFANPDILILDEPTRGIDVGAKYEIYCIINSLVGAGKSVIMISSELPEILGMSDRIYVMNEGKMVGELKREDATQEKIMSLILKESKGE; encoded by the coding sequence GTGGCTAAGATTTTATTAGAGATGAAGAATATAACGAAAAGATTCCCTGGTGTCAAAGCATTAGATAATGTCAATCTGAAAGTGGAAGAAGGAGAGATCCACGCCTTAGTTGGTGAGAATGGTGCCGGTAAATCTACATTGATGAATGTATTAAGCGGAATCTATCCATTTGGAACATATGAGGGAGAGATTTTATATAACGGAGAGCAATGTAAGTTTACCAAGATCAAAGATAGTGAGGAAAAAGGAATTGTCATTATCCATCAGGAATTAGCACTCATTCCTTATCTGACCATTGGTGAGAATATGTTTCTTGGAAATGAGCGTGGTAGTAAATTAAAGATCAATTGGAGCGAAACTTATGGGGAGGCAGATAAGTATTTAAAGACGGTAGGGTTAAAAGAATCATCAAGAACACTGATCAAAGATATCGGTGTCGGCAAGCAGCAATTAGTGGAGATCGCGAAGGCGCTTGCAAAACATGCAAAACTGCTAATACTAGATGAACCAACTGCATCGTTGAATGAATCAGATTCCAAGGCGTTGCTTGATCTAATCTTGGCATTTAAGAAAGAAGGAATGACCTCCATCATCATTTCCCATAAGCTAAATGAAATCTCCTATGTTGCAGATAAGATCACAATCATTCGTGATGGTGCAACGATCGAGACACTGGATAAGAAAAAGGATGCAATTACAGAAGATCGTATCATCAAAGGAATGGTTGGCAGGGACTTGACCGATCGTTTCCCTGAACGGGAGAAAAAGAAAATTGGAAGTGTCAGCCTGGAGGTAAACGATTGGACGGTATATCATCCTCTCTATACAGAAAGAAAAGTAGTCGATCATGTGTCATTAAAAGTACATAAAGGTGAAGTGGTCGGAATATCAGGATTGATGGGCGCCGGAAGAACGGAGCTTGCCATGAGCATCTTCGGTAAAAGCTATGGTACGAATATTTCCGGTAATATCAATATCGATGGAAAGAAAGTAGAACTTCATTCGGTTAAGGATGCGATCAATCATAAAATCGCATATGTGACAGAGGATCGAAAAGGAAATGGTCTGATCCTCAGTAATCCGATCAAAACTAATATCTCGTTAGCAAATCTCGATGCGATCAGCGATCATAGCGTGATCGATAAGGATCAAGAGTATCAAGTTGCCATTGAATATAAAGATAAGCTAAATATCAAGTGTCCGACAGTGGAACAGAATGTAGGAAACTTAAGCGGTGGGAACCAGCAGAAAGCTTTGCTGGCGAAATGGATGTTTGCAAATCCTGATATTCTTATCTTAGATGAACCGACAAGAGGAATTGATGTCGGAGCAAAATATGAGATTTACTGTATTATCAATAGTTTGGTTGGTGCCGGTAAATCTGTCATTATGATCTCTTCGGAATTGCCGGAAATCCTCGGTATGAGTGACCGGATCTATGTTATGAATGAAGGCAAGATGGTGGGCGAGCTTAAGAGAGAAGATGCCACACAGGAAAAGATCATGTCACTAATCTTAAAAGAGAGTAAAGGAGAGTAG
- a CDS encoding L-arabinose-binding periplasmic protein precursor AraF → MMKKVVISMLCIALAACMLCGCSKDSKKTSGGNGKGGLIGVAMPTKDLQRWNQDGENMKKELEKAGFEVELQYASNDVATQVSQIETMISNGCKVLVIASIDGDSLGTVLKQAKDAKIPVVAYDRLIMNSDAVSYYATFDNYNVGTKQGQYIEDKLGLKEGKGPFNLEIFTGDPGDNNANFFYNGAMDVLKKYIDNGKLVVKSGSTKFADVATAEWSTEKAQNRMDAIISSNYNNGTKLDAVLCSNDSTANGVTNAIDSAGWKTYPIITGQDCDITSVKNMIAGKQSMSIFKDTRKLASKTVEMVEAIMKGTKAPVNDTKTYDNGKGVVPSYLCEPVFADKSNYQKLLIDSGYYKESDLK, encoded by the coding sequence ATGATGAAAAAAGTAGTAATCTCGATGTTATGTATTGCATTAGCTGCATGTATGTTATGTGGCTGCAGCAAAGATTCAAAGAAGACCAGTGGGGGAAATGGAAAAGGCGGTCTGATCGGTGTTGCAATGCCAACGAAGGATCTTCAGCGTTGGAACCAAGATGGTGAGAACATGAAGAAGGAACTTGAAAAAGCCGGATTCGAAGTAGAGTTACAATATGCATCTAACGATGTTGCAACTCAAGTATCTCAGATCGAAACTATGATCAGTAATGGTTGTAAAGTGTTAGTTATCGCCTCAATTGATGGTGATTCACTTGGAACTGTATTAAAACAAGCAAAGGATGCTAAGATTCCGGTTGTCGCTTATGATCGTCTGATCATGAACTCAGATGCCGTATCTTATTATGCAACCTTCGATAACTACAATGTAGGAACAAAACAAGGTCAGTACATCGAAGATAAGTTAGGATTAAAAGAAGGCAAAGGACCTTTTAACTTAGAGATCTTCACGGGTGATCCTGGTGATAACAATGCAAACTTCTTCTACAATGGTGCGATGGATGTATTAAAGAAATATATCGACAATGGTAAATTGGTCGTAAAATCAGGATCTACGAAATTTGCAGATGTTGCAACCGCTGAATGGTCAACGGAGAAAGCTCAGAACAGAATGGATGCGATCATCTCTTCGAACTACAACAATGGTACCAAATTAGACGCAGTGCTTTGCTCTAATGACTCTACTGCAAATGGTGTAACAAATGCAATTGACAGTGCGGGATGGAAAACATACCCTATCATCACTGGTCAAGATTGTGATATCACATCTGTTAAGAATATGATCGCAGGAAAACAATCCATGTCCATCTTTAAGGATACGCGAAAATTAGCATCTAAAACAGTTGAAATGGTTGAAGCTATCATGAAAGGCACGAAAGCTCCTGTAAATGATACCAAGACTTATGATAATGGTAAAGGTGTTGTTCCTTCTTATCTTTGTGAACCAGTATTCGCTGATAAGAGCAATTATCAGAAGTTATTGATCGACTCTGGATACTATAAAGAATCTGATCTGAAATAG
- a CDS encoding putative kinase, whose translation MSEKVQLSKIIILRGNSGSGKTTTAKALQKRLGHGTMLLSQDVIRREMLYVKDGPDTPAVNLLIDLVQYAKKQCSIVILEGILSATWYAELFERIKTEYQDQIYAYYFDLPFEETLQRHKQKPNAKEFGEAEMRRWWKEKDFIHGITESILTKDQSQEEILEQIVKNSNLENRVAQNKV comes from the coding sequence TTGTCAGAAAAAGTACAGTTATCAAAGATCATTATACTACGTGGTAATTCAGGAAGTGGGAAAACGACAACAGCAAAAGCGCTTCAAAAGAGATTAGGTCATGGAACAATGTTACTCTCTCAAGATGTCATCCGCAGGGAAATGCTATATGTCAAAGATGGACCAGATACCCCGGCGGTAAACTTATTAATAGATTTAGTACAGTATGCGAAGAAACAATGTTCTATTGTTATTTTGGAGGGAATTTTAAGTGCCACCTGGTATGCCGAGTTGTTTGAACGGATAAAAACAGAATATCAGGATCAAATCTATGCATATTATTTTGATCTTCCCTTTGAAGAAACGTTACAACGACATAAACAGAAGCCGAACGCCAAAGAGTTTGGGGAAGCAGAGATGCGAAGATGGTGGAAAGAAAAGGACTTTATCCATGGAATTACAGAATCCATTTTAACAAAAGACCAGTCTCAAGAAGAAATCCTTGAACAAATCGTAAAGAATAGTAATTTAGAAAATAGAGTAGCACAAAACAAAGTCTAA
- a CDS encoding oxidoreductase, with product MAKIIVTGVDGNFGGYIAHNITKLVKKEDLIFTCPFEAGLEKFAKEGFDTRVANFNHREGLEEAFKGGDVLMIISAPFVGKKRRAAHKNAVDAAIAAGVKKVVYTSLVNARDESNPSVEKIDHAYTEEYVEGTGLDYIFLRNSQYAEAMISSYLTNAEQGGIMPSCQGDGKMSYISRRDCAKAAMYALTKDDIHKTALNINGLESMTLYDFVEIGNKATGKNVKVADVTEEEVYASFDALGVPRTTDGDFEDDSPAPYSSDGMVTFARAIRLDKMSNHTDDFEKLTGSKPRSVEYMFTNIDEYQVGRRNSTDN from the coding sequence ATGGCAAAAATTATTGTTACTGGTGTAGATGGAAACTTTGGTGGTTACATTGCACACAATATTACTAAGTTAGTTAAGAAAGAAGATTTGATCTTCACGTGTCCTTTTGAAGCAGGGTTAGAGAAATTTGCAAAAGAAGGATTTGATACTAGAGTAGCGAATTTCAATCATAGAGAAGGATTAGAAGAAGCATTTAAAGGTGGCGATGTTTTAATGATCATCTCCGCACCTTTTGTTGGTAAAAAACGTAGAGCAGCTCATAAAAATGCAGTAGATGCAGCGATTGCAGCCGGTGTAAAAAAAGTTGTCTATACTTCACTTGTAAATGCAAGAGATGAATCGAATCCAAGTGTAGAAAAGATCGATCATGCTTACACAGAAGAATATGTAGAAGGAACCGGTCTTGACTATATCTTCTTACGTAACTCACAATACGCAGAAGCTATGATCTCAAGTTACTTAACAAATGCAGAACAAGGTGGAATCATGCCAAGTTGTCAAGGCGATGGTAAAATGTCATATATTTCTCGTCGTGACTGTGCAAAAGCTGCAATGTATGCATTAACAAAAGATGATATTCACAAAACAGCTTTAAATATCAACGGATTAGAATCAATGACGTTATATGATTTTGTTGAAATCGGAAATAAAGCAACTGGAAAAAATGTAAAAGTTGCTGATGTAACAGAAGAAGAAGTATATGCTTCCTTCGATGCCCTAGGCGTTCCAAGAACAACAGATGGAGACTTTGAAGATGACTCACCAGCACCATATTCAAGTGATGGTATGGTTACTTTTGCAAGAGCGATCCGTTTAGATAAAATGAGCAATCATACAGATGATTTTGAAAAATTAACAGGTTCAAAACCAAGAAGTGTAGAATATATGTTTACTAATATCGATGAGTATCAAGTTGGAAGAAGAAATTCTACTGACAATTAG
- a CDS encoding putative transcription regulator protein: protein MFNRNIYLFISVVEEGSFSAAAKKYLLSQSAVSQQISILEQNLSTKLFDRSNYRPVLTYAGKYFYEHCKEIIQQFKVVENETKRIGKSEKQELRIGITGPFENTHLPGMVADYKKEYPNVDIKIKKGCFGSNAKAVATGELDLAFGIENDFLHIDCIKIVPLFRHSVCVVCSKNHPWAKLEQIDVHDLKDVPIISLSRDVGESFYDDFMEHFRMDGIKPNIVKEVEQLDELFFAIRLNEGIGMLASEVVTSDDLVAIPLAHSHHESTYCIGYHKKNVKEYIYSFIEEAHAYFVKTI, encoded by the coding sequence ATGTTTAATCGAAATATCTATTTATTTATTAGTGTAGTTGAAGAGGGGAGCTTTTCTGCAGCAGCGAAGAAATATTTGTTATCTCAATCGGCGGTCAGTCAGCAGATTAGCATATTGGAACAAAATTTAAGTACAAAATTATTTGATCGATCAAATTATCGACCGGTTTTAACTTATGCAGGTAAATATTTTTACGAACATTGTAAAGAGATCATACAGCAATTTAAAGTGGTTGAAAATGAGACGAAGAGGATTGGAAAGTCTGAAAAACAAGAACTTCGGATTGGAATCACCGGACCATTTGAGAATACACATTTACCAGGGATGGTTGCAGATTATAAAAAGGAATATCCAAATGTAGATATCAAGATCAAAAAAGGATGTTTCGGAAGTAATGCAAAAGCGGTAGCAACTGGAGAGCTAGACCTGGCATTTGGAATTGAAAATGATTTTTTACATATTGATTGCATTAAGATCGTTCCATTATTTCGACATTCAGTCTGTGTGGTATGTTCAAAGAATCATCCTTGGGCAAAATTAGAGCAGATTGATGTTCATGATTTGAAAGACGTACCGATCATCTCGTTATCTCGAGATGTAGGAGAATCCTTTTATGATGATTTTATGGAACATTTCCGAATGGATGGTATCAAACCCAATATTGTGAAGGAAGTAGAACAATTAGATGAGCTTTTCTTTGCCATCCGACTCAATGAGGGAATAGGAATGTTGGCATCTGAAGTAGTAACATCGGATGATCTGGTTGCCATACCATTAGCCCATAGCCATCATGAGTCTACTTATTGCATTGGTTATCATAAGAAAAATGTGAAAGAATATATCTATAGTTTTATTGAAGAAGCTCATGCATACTTTGTTAAAACTATATAA
- a CDS encoding xylose ABC transporter, periplasmic xylose-binding protein XylF, which translates to MEIDKKPTKQIQIGVIFDSFIIERWQRDRDAFVSKAKNELNANVNIQNANGDVKEQVRLINYFIDKKVDVLVIVPIDCEAISDAVKKAKDSGIKIISYDRLIKNADVDLYITFDNDKVGQLMADSMKKAMPENANIIMMCGPKVDNNVGLVTKGFQAGLKGTNIKVAATKHASGWLAETGYDYVSNYLSHHKNVDGIMCGNDGIAGQVIHALSERRLAGKVCVVGQDADLDACQRIVEGTQTMTVYKPVAKLAQLAASYAVQLGKGEKIPYSKTFLDGTNEVPYIGLEPIAITKKNMNIIIEDGFHLKDDIYLNVK; encoded by the coding sequence GTGGAGATAGATAAGAAACCGACAAAGCAGATTCAGATCGGGGTTATCTTTGATTCTTTTATCATCGAGAGATGGCAGAGAGACCGGGATGCCTTTGTCTCAAAAGCAAAAAATGAACTAAATGCCAATGTAAATATTCAAAACGCCAACGGAGATGTGAAGGAACAAGTTCGCCTGATCAACTACTTTATTGATAAGAAAGTGGATGTACTTGTTATTGTGCCAATTGATTGTGAAGCAATTTCAGATGCAGTGAAAAAGGCCAAGGATTCAGGAATTAAGATCATCTCTTATGATCGTTTGATCAAGAATGCGGATGTAGATCTTTATATTACCTTCGATAATGATAAAGTAGGCCAGCTTATGGCAGACTCTATGAAGAAAGCAATGCCTGAGAATGCCAATATTATTATGATGTGTGGCCCAAAAGTAGATAATAATGTTGGTCTGGTAACGAAAGGATTTCAAGCAGGTCTTAAAGGGACAAATATTAAAGTGGCAGCGACAAAACATGCAAGTGGATGGTTAGCAGAGACGGGATATGATTATGTGAGCAACTATTTAAGCCATCATAAGAACGTGGATGGGATTATGTGTGGAAATGATGGGATCGCAGGACAAGTCATTCATGCGCTTTCTGAACGAAGGCTGGCAGGAAAGGTATGTGTCGTCGGACAGGACGCGGATCTAGACGCATGTCAGCGCATTGTAGAAGGCACACAGACGATGACGGTTTATAAGCCGGTTGCTAAGCTTGCTCAATTAGCTGCTTCCTATGCAGTTCAACTTGGAAAAGGAGAGAAGATTCCATATTCTAAGACATTTTTGGATGGAACAAATGAGGTACCTTATATCGGGTTAGAACCGATCGCCATCACAAAGAAAAATATGAATATCATAATCGAAGATGGATTTCACTTAAAAGATGATATTTATTTAAATGTCAAATAA